Part of the Permianibacter fluminis genome, AATGATCACAGCAGCCTGTTGGCGGCGCTGCAGAAAATGGTGCAGAAGCTCAATGGCGTGATGACCGAGATCCGCAGCTCGGCCGACGCACTGGCATCGGCATCGGAAGAAATTTCCTCGTCGGCGCAGTCGCTGTCGCAAACCGCTTCGGAACAGGCGGCCAACGTCGAAGAAACCAGTGCCTCGGTTGAAGAGATTTCTGCCACCGTGGCGCAGAACTCAGAGAACGCCAAAATCACCGACAGCATTGCCAGCGAGTCGGCTGGCGGAGCCAGCGAAAGTGGCGATGCCGTGCGCGACACGGTCAGCGCCATGCAGCAAATCGCCAGCAAAATCAGCCTGATTGACGACATCGCCTACCAGACCAATTTGCTGGCGCTCAATGCCGCCATCGAAGCGGCGCGCGCCGGCGAACACGGCAAGGGCTTCTCGGTGGTGGCGGCCGAAGTGCGCAAGCTGGCCGAGCGTAGTCAGGTGGCGTCGCAGGAAATTGGTGGTCTCGCCAGCAACAGCATGATGCTGGCCGGTCGCGCCGGTACCTTGCTCGATGAACTGGTGCCATCGATCCGCAAGACCGCCGATCTGGTGCAGGAAATCAGCGCGGCCTCGCGCGAACAGACCGTTGGTCTGGAACAGATTAACACCGCCATCAGTCAGCTGTCGCAAATCACCCAGTCGACGGCCTCGGCATCGGAGCAGCTGTCATCCACCGCCGAAGAGATGAGCGCACAATCGGAACAACTGCTGGAAACCGTGCAGTACTTCCGGGTCGATGTCAGCAAGAAAGTCCAGCGTTGAAGCCGAAGCCTGCTGCGCAAAATCGATTGCTCAGGAAGAATGCGGCGATGGCGATGAGAAGCGGCTCAATCGTGAGCCGGTTTTTTCAGCAGCACATAACTGCACAGCCACGCCATGGCGACGCAGACAAAAATGACCGTGGCCATCGCTTGGGGTCCACGCGCCGGCAGCAAGCTGCCAGGCAAGCTGCTGACCACGCTGGCGGCAATGGCGGCAAAGAAAAACTGCAGCGTACCGAGCAGCGCCGATGCCGTGCCGGCGCGCTGGCCGAACGGTGCCAATGCGTTGGCGCTGGTATTGGGCAGCGTGATGCCAAGGCTGGCAACAAAACCAAACAGCGGTAGCGCTACGGCCCAAATCGACGGATTGGTCCAGAATGCGGCCACCGCCAGCAGCAAACCAAAAACCAGCGCCAGATGATTGCCGACCCGTAGCACTTGCGAAGTGCTGTACTTGCGCAGCAGATGGCGATTCAGTTGCGACATGCCAATCAAGCCGGCGGCATTGCTGCCAAAGACCCAGCCGAAATGTTCTGGCGGTACGGCGAAATAATCAATGAACACAAATGACGAACTGGTGATGTAGGAAAACATTGCGGCGTGGGCAAAGCCGCCAACCAGCACGTGGCCGTAAAACTGCCGCTCGCGCAGGACTTCGGCAAAGGCCAGCAGCAGCGCTTTCGGGTGCAGTGATTGCCGCGCCGTGACCGGCAAGGTTTCGCTCAGGTAATGCCAGGTCGCCACCGCATTGGCCAGACCGAACACGGCCAGCGCGACAAAAATGAAACGCCAGTTGCTGACGCTGAGCAGCCAGCCGCCGACCAGCGGTGCCAGGATCGGCGCCAGCCCCATCACCAGCATCAGCAGCGAGAAAAATCGCGCCGCTTCGTTGGCAACAAAACGGTCGCGAACGATGGCGCGGGTGATCACCAGCCCGGCACAGCCGCCCAGCGCCTGCAGAAAGCGCATGACAATCAGCCACTCGATGGACGGCGCCAGCGCGCAGCCGAGCGACGCGGCGACAAAAATTGCAATGCCGACATAGAGCGGTGGCTTGCGACCAAAGCGATCGGCAACCGGACCGTACAGCAGTTGGCCAAAGGCAAAACCGAGAAAGCAGGCGGCCAAGGTCAGCTGGGTATGCGCCGGGCTGGCCTGCAATTCGCGGGCGATCTGCGGCAACGCCGGCAGATACATATCGATAGCCATCGGGGCAAACGCGGTCAGCGCACCCAGCACAAACAGCCAGGAAAGGGGCAGACGGTTGGACATAAAGCGCAGGGACCGGCAGACGGAAATGGCCGGCATTTTACCGGTTACCGGCCGGGCTTGCCGGCGGCCGGCGCCGGACTCATGTGAACGAGTCTCATAAGCAGCATCTCGCGAGCGCCGGCCGAACATGACAACGCAGCGGCCGGTACAGCAGGAATCCGGCCGATCATCTATGTTTTGACAGCAACTGCCTGCGCGGCGGTCATTTCAATTGAGGTCGGGTCATGAGTCAGCAGTTGTCAGCGCCCTCGCCAGGGCCTAGCGTCATCCGGGTGATGATTGTCGACGATGCGCCAGAGAACCTGCTGCTGTTGCAGGACATGCTCAGCCAGCACGGCTGCGAGGTAGTCGCCTTCGCCAGTGGCGCGCAGGCGCTGAAGGCGGCCAAGCTGGAACCGCCGGATCTGATCCTGCTCGATATCACGATGCCGGAAATGGATGGGTATCAGGTCTGCGAAACACTGCGTGCGCATCCGCGGCTGGCCAACACGCCGGTGATTTTCCTGTCGGCGCTGGGTTCAACCGAAGACAAGGTGCGGGCGTTTCAGGCCGGTGGCGTCGACTACATCACCAAGCCGTTTCAGTTTGAAGAAGTGCAGGCGCGCATCAACACGCACTTTCGTTTGCATCAATTGCAGATGCAGCTGGAGTTCCAGAATCAGCATCTGCAGGAGCTGGTCGAGGCCAAAGCCAAACAGTTGTCCGAGTCGCAGCTGGCGACCATTTTTGCCCTGGCCAAGCTCGCCGACAGTCGCGACGGCGAGTTGAGTTTCCGGCTTGACCAAATCCGGCTCTACTGCAAGCTGATTGCCGAAACCTTGCGGCTCGGTTCGCCCTACGCTGATGAAATCAATCCGGAATTCGTCACCCTGATCCAGCACGCTGCGCCGCTGCATGATATCGGCGAGGTGGTGGTGCCCGAGGCAGTGCTGCTGAAGCCGGGCAAACTGACGCCGGAAGAATGGCAAGTGATGAAGAGTCACGCTGAAATCGGCGAGCGGACCTTGAATTCGATCGCGGCGTATCATCAGGACAACGCCTTCATCCGCATGGGCATCGAGATTGCCGGTGGTCATCATGAGCGTTGGGACGGCAGCGGTTATCCGCGCGGCCTGGCTGGCACTGACATCCCCTTGTCGGCACGTATCATGGCTGTGGTCGATGTCTATGCGGCGCTACGCTCCACCCGTAGCTACCGGACCGAGCTCAGCCATGCTGACGCTGTCGCCACCATCACGGCCGCCGCCGGCAGCCAATTCGATCCGATTGTCGTCGCGGCCTTTGTCGAACTGGCGCCGCAATTCGAACGCATTCATGCTGGACTGTGATCATCTGCAAGAGGTTTGCTTTGAGAGTTGACCGCGCTGGCATGGGTGCCGTTTGATGAACAGTTTGCTGCGCCGATCACTGGCGACCAAAACCCTGCTCTGGGTGCTACTGACCAGCGCGGTGCTGACTGGCATCACCACCTGGTTGACGGTTGAGCGCGAACGCAGCCGGATGATCGAGGCGGCGCGCATCGAGGCGCGCAACGCGGTCAACGGCAGTGTCAGCGCGATGGCCGGCGCCGTCTGGGCTTATGATGAAAAAACCCTGCAAGCGATTCTCGATGGCCTGACGCTCGCTACCACGATCCAGTCGGTGCAGGTCGATAGCAGTGATCTGGATCTGCAATCGGCGCGCGACGGTGACTACCAGAAAGTGGATGCGCGCTGGACCGTACCATTGCTGGCGCCGGATGGCAGCCGAAAAATCGGCGTCGTTGAAGTCAACGAATCCTACGCCAAGCTGCAGCAACTGATGTCGGACCGGCTCACGGTGCTCGCGGTCACAGAAGCACTGAAGATGCTGATCCTGACCGGCATGCTGTTTGTCATTGTTAATCTGTTGATCACCCGACACCTGCGCACGCTGGCCATTGAAGTGGAGCAGCTCGCTGCCGATCCCGATTTGCAGCAAGTGTCGCTACCGCGCGCACCGCGAACCCGGTCAGACGAGCTCGATATCGTGGTCAGCGCGGTCAATCAGTTTTCGCTGGCACGGCGCACCGCCGAAGTGGCGCTGCGCGAACTGAACGCCGAACTGGAGCAGCGCATCCAGGACCGGACGCTGGCCTTGCAACGCAGCAATGAAGATCTGGCGCAGGCGCGTGATGCTGCCGACGCCGCCAGCCAGGCCAAGAGTACGTTTCTGGCCAACATGAGCCATGAAATCCGGACACCGCTCAATGCCATCATCGGCATGTCCTATCTGGCCGAGCGTACCGCGCTCAGCGTACAACAACGCGGCTACATCGAAAAAACCCGAACGGCCGCCGAATCGCTGCTCAGCATCATCAACGACATTCTGGATTTTTCCAAAATCGAAGCCGGCAAGATGGAGCTGGAGCAACAGCCGTTTCTGCTGGCCGATGTCATCGATAAGATCACTGCGCTGGTGGCATTCCGGGCCCATGCAAAAGGCCTGGAATACCTGCTCGATGTCAGTGCCGACACGCCTGCCGGCTTGATCGGTGATCCGCTGCGGCTATCGCAGGTATTGCTCAATCTGTGCAACAACGCGATCAAATTCACTCAGCAGGGTGAAGTGCTGCTGCGCATCGAGCCGAGCCGGCTCTCACCGAATGCTGCTATGTCGGTGCGACTGCGTTTTGCCGTCCGTGACACCGGCATCGGGCTCAATGACGTCCAGCGCAGCCGGTTGTTTCAACCGTTCACACAGGCCGACACGTCCACTACCCGGCAATTTGGCGGCACCGGTCTTGGTTTGGCCATCAGTCGCCAGCTGGTCGAATTGATGCACGGCGAGATCGGCGTCAACAGCGAAGCGGGTGTCGGTTCCGAATTCTGGTTCGAAGCCGATTTTGGGTTGGCCACGGAGTTGCAGGTGGAAGCGGCGCGCCGTTTGCCGCAGGCCGAATTGCGACTGCAGGTGCTGGTGGTGGACGACAATCAAAGCGCTCGCGTCATCGCCACCAATCTGCTAGATGTGCTGGGCTTTCCCTGCAAGGCGGTCGACAGCGGTCGCCAAGCCTTGCTCGAATTGCAACAGGCCAGTCAGTCCGGTCGACCCTATGATTTGGTGCTGCTCGATTGGCGGATGCCGGAGGAAGACGGCCTCAGTGTGTTCAAGCAGATTCGCGCCGATAGCCAATTGAGTGTGCAGCCGAAAGTGATTCTGTTTACCGGCAGTCGTCAGGATGAATTGGCAGAAGCCGTCGACGCCGCCGGTTTCGATGGCTACCTGAGTAAACCGGCAACCTTGTCCGGCTTGCTCGACAGTATTCTGACTGCCTGTGGCAAGCAGGCGGTCGCCAGGGATGCACTGACCAAAGAAGACAATGGCAATCGCTGGCGCGCGCTACGCGGCAAGCGTGTGCTGCTGGTTGAAGACAATGAACTGAACCAGCAGCTGGCAATGGAAATTCTGGTGGTCGATGCCGGCATTGATGTCACGGTCGCGCGCAGCGGCCGTGAAGCGGTAGATTTACTGCGGCAGCAACCGTTGGCATTTGCTGCGGTGCTGATGGATATCCAGATGCCGGAGATGGATGGTTATGAAGCGACCCGGCAAATTCGCCAGCGCCTGCATCTGACCAGCCTGCCCATCATCGCAATGACGGCGCACGCCCTGCAACAGGACCGCCAGCAATGCCTCGCGGTTGGCATGAACGATTTCATCAGCAAGCCGTTCATCCCCGACGAGTTGTTCGAAACACTGAGTTGCTGGCTACGGCCGGAGGCGAACAGCGGTGCTGGCCGTCAGAACGGTGTGGTTCATCAAAACGGCGTCGCACCTCAAAATGGAGCGGTTCATCACAACGATTCTGTCCAGCACAATGGTTCGGCTGCTGGCAAGACCGATAGCGCCAGCAATGACAGAAATGCAAACGGTGCAGAAAAAAACGCCAGCGCGAGCGGTGTTGCCGACCCGCGTACCGATGAGCCCGCCATCGCTGGCCTCGCCGATTTACCGCGGCTCGATCCGGTGCTCGGCCGCAGTCATTGCAACGGCAAGGAAAGTCTCTATCGCAAAGTGCTGCAGTTGTTCGTCGATACCCGCGCCGAAAGCGGCGACGAAGTCGCCAGCGCGCTGCAGCAACAGGACTGGACTACGGCGACGCGCACGGCGCACACGGTCAAATCGGTATCGGCAACGCTCGGTGCGCGTCGGCTGGCGTTTATCGCTGGCGAACTGGAGCTGGCATTAGCCAATCGCAATGCGGAAAAAGTGCCAGTGCTGTTGCAGGCCTTCCGGGAAGAACTGAGTGCAATGCTGCAACAAAGTCGTGACTATCTCGCGAGCGAAGTCAGTTGATGCGGGATGCCGAATTGGCGGTAGTGCTTGAAAGGTCGGTAGCCATCAGGACGCGGGCGATATCGCAGTTGTGACGGACGTCAGTTTGCGCAGTCGAGTCATGGCTTCGAACGGTTCTTGGCCGGGTCGCTCTTGGCTTGGTCGTTCTTGGGCGAATCGCTTTTAGGCAATTCGATCTTCGGCAACTCGATCTTTGGCAAATACTGCAAGCCCAGGCGCGCACTGCTGCCATCGCGGGCGGCTTCAGCAATCGTCTTGCTGAGCAGTGTTTGCAGCGCGTCGCTGTAGTCGGGTGCGCGGCTGACCATGAAGTAGAAACTGACTTCGCTGTGGGCCCAGCTTGGCGCCGGCATCACGGCGATGCGGCCGCTGCTGAATGCGTCGTACAGGCCAATCAGTCGATAGCCTTGTACGAGTTCAAGATTAATCGGCACCAGATCGCAGTTGCCCTGCTCCAGCATGCGAATCACTGCCGGATACGATTTGGCTTCGGTGTTCAGTGCGGGCAACGGCTGGTTGTCGTTCAGATCGTAGGCGTAGCCAAATTGCCCGCAGGCCCGGTATTGGCGCAGATGCGCCGCTGTTGGCAAGCTCGGCACCGGGCGGTCGCGGTTGTAGAGATAACCGACGTGAGTGCTGTAGTGACTGCTCGGGAAGCGGAATAGTTTTTCCCGTTCGCTGACCTTGACGCCATCGAGCACCAGATCGTAATGGCCGCCGGCCGCTTCACTGAGACAGCGTTTCCACGGCAGCAGCCGGTACTCGGCGCTGCGGCCGGATCTGCCCAGCAGCAGATTGAGCAGATCGATGTTGTAGCCGGTGACGACAGTGCTGCGTTCGCCGTTTTGGCGCTGGTAAAACGTGTACGGCGGCCATTCGTCTTCATCGCCACAGACCTGCAGCCGCGCCGGGACGTCGGCAGCCGTGGCCAATATTGGCAAGCCGGCCAGCAGGGCCAGCCACAGCATTCGAAACCGTTTCATTGCGCGAACTCCAGCTGCCCGGCAGGCAGTGTTGATCCGCGTTAACTAAAGATGATGATTCAGCATTCTGCAATGCGACGCTGGCGCCAGTTGTCGGTTGCCGGCATCGGTCGGTGCTAGCTGCGCAGCCAGAACGTCGCCGGGCCGTCGTTGACCAATGCGACCTGCATGTCGGCGCCAAAACGGCCGCAGGCGCTGGCCGGGTGCAGTGCCTGCAGTCGCTGCCAGGCATAGTCGAACAATTGTTTGCCGACGGCCGGGCTGGCAGCGTTGGAAAAGCCGGGTCGCAGTCCGCTGCGGGTGTCGGCCGCCAAGGTGAATTGCGGGATCAGCAACACGCTGCCGGCGATGGCGCGTACGCTACGATTCATCTTGCCGGCCTCATCGCTGAAAATGCGATAGTCGAGCAGACGATTCAAAAACCGATCGATATCCGGTTCGCGATCATCCGGTTCGGCGCAGAGAAAAATCAGCAGGCCGCGATCGATCGCGCCGAGCACGACGTTATCAACGCTGACCTGGGCGGAACTGACTCGCTGCAGCAAGGCGATCATGACATGAGGTCCGAAACGGGCGGCCAAGCTGGCTGGCCGCGGGGCATCTGTCGCGACAGACAGGAGGTGAGGATTATGACACGAGCCGACAAGGGTCCAGCAACGGTGCCAAGCCCGCTGGCGCGCCTGCGCGAGTGGTTGCCGATGCTGATGTCGGTGCTGGCGTTTACGGTATCGCTGACCTCGCTTTACTACGCCGCGCTGCGCGATGGTCAGGTCATCGCGATGACCGGACCGATGCTGCTGCTCAGTCATGATCCGCTGACCGGGGTCGGCAATGTCAGTGTCGCGGTCAATCTGTCGAATACCGGTGCGCGTTTGGTGACGGTAAAACAATTGCAGCTGCAGGTCACCGGGCCCGATGGCAAAACGACGGTGCGTCTGCCGGCCGTCGCCCAGCAAAAACTGGCCGCCGATGGCGAGCCGAAAGATGATGTCATGACCGCGCCGATCACGCTGGCGCCGCGCAGCGAAACCTCGCGCCAGTTGCGCTTTACCATCACGGCGAAAGATGCCGAGCACTTCGCGTTTGTCGAGACCGGAAAATACCAGTTTCAGCTGTCACTGCAGTTGCTTGATGGCCAGCGGGAGGCTGAGCACTGGGTGCTGGATCTGTCAGAAACGGAAGCCTACCAATTGACGTATTGGCGCGGCTTGAATATCGGCAATACCCTGGCTGTGCTGAAAGCCGAGTCGCCTTAGCGAGCGCATTGCCTGTTCGCGCTCAGCTGTCTTGATTCAGCCCGTACTCCGTAGCCTGGATGCAGCGCAGCGGAATCCGGGACCGTTTCGCGCCCACTCGCACCTTCCCCGGATTCCATTTCATTACATCCGGGCTACGCTAGCTGCAGTTTGGGTTGACGATTTCTTTCGAAGTTTTTGATCGGAGTTGGAGATGATAGGTCGCCTGATGGATTCTGCTGGTTACTTTATGCAAGTCGCCATGCCGGTTGGAATTGGGTCATTTCTCGCGCTTGTTATCGAGTCTGGCTGCGGGCGTGGCGCTAATATTTGTAGCTCAGAAATTGTGTATCAATTGACGATTGGGTACACCTTATCGGGGTTTGGTACGGCTGTATTGTTTGGTATGTTGATCAGATACTTTGTTATTAAGGATCTGCATAAAGTAGTTTCCAGGAAAGGCGCTGCTATCGAAGCAGTTATCGCTATATCTGAGATCTTCGTCGGCTTTGTATTGCTAACGACAGGTGTGTTGAACATTGTTTTGAAATTAAGATAATGACGTGCTAGTGAGCGTATCTGTTGAATTCCACCTAAAGCAGATCCGTGTCTCCCGTCGAATACTGACGCATGAGAAGCGTTTGTCGGGCTGCCATTTTTTTGAATCGTGGCGTCACCGATATTGGGCAGTTCCTGATGAAAATCACTTCTTCAAATGGATCAGTTCTAGGTGAGCGTCAACATTCATTTCAATAACAAAGCGGTCGCCTCAATCCGCCACTTCCGGCGGCTGATGGGTCAGTTGTCGATACAGCTCACGGGTGGCGTGGATCAGCGCATCAACGGTGGGTGCTTCGGTGGCGACGTGGCCGGCACCGCGTACGATCAGTAACTCGCTGGCAGGCCATTTCGCTTGCACGGCCCAGGCATTGGCGAGCGGGCTGACCATGTCGTAACGGCCGTGCACCAGAATGCCGGGGATGCCGGTGAGCGCGGACATGCGCTCCAGCACTTGGTTCGGTTTCAGAAAATAGCGGTGTTTGGCGTAGTGGCAGGCAATGCGGGCGACCGACAGCGCGCGGTGAATGTCGTGATATTGCTCGCGCAGATGATTGTTCTCGTAGAGCGTGCGGATGCGGGCGGCGTAGGCGCTCCAGGAACGCGCGGCGGCCAGCCGGGCGATTTCATCTTCGCCGGTCAGCCGGCGGTAATAACCATCGATGGGATCGTGGCGTTCCGCTTCTGGCAGGTAGCGCAGAAACTGGGTCCAGGCATCGGGGAAAATCTGCGCCGCGCCGCCGCCAAAATACCAGTCCAGATCGCTCGGCCGGGCCAGAAACACCCCACGCAGCAACAGACCCTGCACCCGTTCCGGAAATTGCTGGGCATACAGCAGCGCCAGCGTGGCGCCGAACGAGCCGCCGAACAACACCCAGCGATCCACGGCCAGCGCTTTGCGCACCACTTCCAGATCGGCGATCAGATGCTCGGTGGTGTTGTGCTCGACACTGGCGTGCGGCGTGGAGCGGCCGGCGCCGCGTTGGTCGACGAGAATGATGCGGTAATGGCGCGGATCAAAAAACCGCCGCTGACTGCCCTGACAACCGGCGCCGGGGCCGCCGTGCAGCACCAGCACCGGCAGCCCGGTCGGCTCGCCGCATTGTTCGACGTACAGCACATGGCCGTCGCCGACATCAATTCGGCGTTCGTCGTAAGGGCGAATGTCGGGGAACAGCTCCAGCATGATGGGGCTCCGGGCCTTCACGGTGCCGGACAATAACGGCCTATCCGTGCGCTATGGCGTGCCGTGCGCGATGACGTGTGCCAGCATTGTCGCACAGTCGCTGGTCGGTACCAGAGCCGACGAGCTCAGCCTTGCTGCCGGTCTTGCGCGCGCAGTCGGCGCCAGATGAAGCCGCCAAGCACGATCGGGATCAGGAACAGAATCAGCAGGCCAATCAGGCTGAACAGACCGACTTCGGTCGCCAGCAATTCGTGTAGAAGCACCGACATGGCAACACCCTCGCAGTGATGGTGCGGCCAGTATCAGGGTAGTCGACGGCGGCTGATTTGACCCTGCGCAAGGTAGGGGAATCCAGCCATTCACGATCACCCGTTGCTGTGCATCGCGGCTAAGGTTATTGCGGCTCGGGCTATTGCCGCTCAGGGCGTTGGCTGCTGCTCGACCACCGTTTCGCCATCCTTGCGGATGATGACGATGCCTTCCGGCAGGGGCTTGGCATCGAGGCCCTTGGCCTTGCGGACCGTGGCGTAGGCAATGTCGGCGCATTCCGGGCCGCCACCGTCGCCAACGCACATGTCGTATTCCCGGGTCAGCTCCTGCAGCACCGTGGTCTGCTCCGGCGGCGGTACCGCGCCAAACAGCATGCCAATGATGTTGACCGGGGTCTTGATGGCTTGCTTGGCGGTGCATGCGGCCAGCCCGCTGAGCAAGGCAGTGGCCACCACGGCAGCCATCAGCGGAGTGTTCAACACAGACAGCGGTGAGCGACGCATGATTACTCCACGGTAATGGTGATGGCTTTGGACAGCACGGTCGGCTGATGCGGGATATGCGACTTGTCGCCGAGCAGCAATTGCAGCGTGTGCTTGCCGGGGCTCAGCGTCAACACGGTTTCGGTTTGGCCGCCGCCGAAATGCTTGATCTGATCGGTGGCCGGCAGTGGTTGATCGAGCGCCGGCAACGTTGCCATGTCTATCAGCAAATGGTGATGGCCGGTATTTTCCTTGTCGAGCCCGGCCGGTGCCACGCCCATGCCGCTCAAACCAAAGCGCACCGTCACCGGGCCTTTGATGTGCTCGCCGTCCTGCGGCGAAATGAAATAGAGCGTGGCGTTGGCCGGAGCCGTTGTCCGCGGCAGGTCGGCGGCGTGGCCACTGAGTGCGAACGTGGCGGCCAGGCCGGCCAGCAAAACGGTGCGTAGTGCTTGCATGGGTGAGCTCCTTTCCTTGTGGACCGTATGGGGCCTGTTGTGGGTCTGTTTGTAGTCCTGTTTTGGTCCTGTCGTAGCCAAGACAAACCAAGACAAACCAAGACAAACCAAGACCAGACAATGACGGTGGCGCGCCAGCCGACAACATAACGGAAACACGCAGCGTGTACAGGCATTCTGGGCCGGGCTGCGGCCAATAGCAAACCGCGGTGTGGTGAGCGCGATGCAGAACATGGCCTGAGGTAAATGGCCGGCAAGAAATGCTGTTGGCTTGGTATGGGTTTACGAGCCTGCTCGCCGCTGCCGCGATCAGTGCCGAGTGCCTTGCTGGAATGCGCGCGCATGTCACAGCTGCGCAATGCGACGTCGCGGTTAACCGGCGCAATAAAAAAAGGCGACTTGCGTCGCCTTTTTTTTTGCTGCCACGGTTTCCGATCCGTGCTGGCCTCGGAAACCGTGAATCGCGATCAGTCTTTCGCGGCGCGGTCAGCACGCTTGCGCTCGTGCTCAAGCAGGAAGCGCTTGCGGACCCGAATCGCTTTTGGCGTCACTTCGACCAGTTCGTCGTCCATGATGAATTCCAGCGCCTGTTCCAGCGAGAACTTGATCGGCGGCGTCAGGATCAGCTTTTCATCAGCGCCGGCCGAACGGATGTTGGTCAGTTGCTTGCCTTTCATTACGTTGACGACCAGATCGGAATCACGCGAGTGAATACCGACCACCATGCCTTCGTATACTTCGGTGCCGTGCTCGACAAACAAACGACCACGTTCTTGGGTGTTGAACAGCGCAAACGCTACCGCCTTGCCCATGCCGTTGGCGATCATGACACCGTTGGTGCGGGCGGCAATGGCGCCGGCGGCGGCCGGACCGTAATGGCTGAACGAATGGTAAATCAGGCCGGTACCGCGGGTGGCGGTCATGAATTCGGTCTGGAAGCCGATCAGGCCACGCGCCGGGATGACGTAATCGAGACGAACCCGACCTTTGCCGTCCGGCATCATGTTTTCCATCATGCCGGAGCGCTCGCCGAGCTTCTCCATGACGGCGCCCTGATTCTCTTCTTCGACGTCAACGGTCAGCGTTTCGTACGGTTCCTGGCGGACGCCATCGACCATCTTGAAAATCACTTCCGGACGCGACACGCCCAGTTCAAAACCTTCGCGGCGCATGGTTTCGATCAGGATGCCGAGGTGCAATTCACCACGACCCGAAACGCGGAATTTATC contains:
- a CDS encoding CehA/McbA family metallohydrolase domain-containing protein; its protein translation is MTRADKGPATVPSPLARLREWLPMLMSVLAFTVSLTSLYYAALRDGQVIAMTGPMLLLSHDPLTGVGNVSVAVNLSNTGARLVTVKQLQLQVTGPDGKTTVRLPAVAQQKLAADGEPKDDVMTAPITLAPRSETSRQLRFTITAKDAEHFAFVETGKYQFQLSLQLLDGQREAEHWVLDLSETEAYQLTYWRGLNIGNTLAVLKAESP
- the pip gene encoding prolyl aminopeptidase, with the protein product MLELFPDIRPYDERRIDVGDGHVLYVEQCGEPTGLPVLVLHGGPGAGCQGSQRRFFDPRHYRIILVDQRGAGRSTPHASVEHNTTEHLIADLEVVRKALAVDRWVLFGGSFGATLALLYAQQFPERVQGLLLRGVFLARPSDLDWYFGGGAAQIFPDAWTQFLRYLPEAERHDPIDGYYRRLTGEDEIARLAAARSWSAYAARIRTLYENNHLREQYHDIHRALSVARIACHYAKHRYFLKPNQVLERMSALTGIPGILVHGRYDMVSPLANAWAVQAKWPASELLIVRGAGHVATEAPTVDALIHATRELYRQLTHQPPEVAD
- a CDS encoding DUF4399 domain-containing protein — protein: MQALRTVLLAGLAATFALSGHAADLPRTTAPANATLYFISPQDGEHIKGPVTVRFGLSGMGVAPAGLDKENTGHHHLLIDMATLPALDQPLPATDQIKHFGGGQTETVLTLSPGKHTLQLLLGDKSHIPHQPTVLSKAITITVE